CACGTATTTCAGAATTACGTTTTCCGGATGACACCTGTATtcatcaattttcttttttaactTCATTCATTTAACATCAATTCTCTATACTGATACCGACactaagaaatatttttttttgcttcgagcTCCGGTACCACTATCTAAGGATCAGGATTCATAAACAAGATTGTCAAAAAAATTTGTATCCTTAAACTAAATTGTTATTCTTTACCACACCTACTtgctttcaaatttttttcaatttttttcaaaatttgatgatTGTGGTTAACAAAATGTGCTACCAGGTTTTAAAAAGGCAAGATACTacatatttcaatgtttttttcttcagtACCCTGCTCTGTACTTTTGAACTTAGCATAATTGTTACTTCTAGTTTTTCTCGGTAGATGAATtgcttattttgatttttccctGGTTTATTGGTTGAGCAATAGATGTTGCATTCGGCGGCAAAATAAAACTTTATCAATCTAAAATTTTATCCTAACAAAAGTGCGCATTTCAGTTATCCATTAATGAAACGGCCATTCACAAAATAGTTGTCCATGCATTGGGAGATCCTCGACAGTATGGTGAAAAAGTAGTATCTTTGGAACATCGAGGGTTCTTCAATCTACCAATTATCATCAAAACGTTCGAACACGGCATAAACGTTATCCGCTTTCTCAGTTTGGTTCCCGCAacgcttttttttcttcaaatgaattaatgtaatgttttaatgttttaaaaaattaaacagaTTCGTCGTAATTATGTACTAGATCATCGGTCAAATCATGATTTTCAGCTCTCGTAACTATCCATAATATTGAGAATCCACATGTAATACAGCTGTTTCTAGCTATCTGTAATTTCCATTAAAGTGAAATATGGAATTCTACCTTTAGcagcatatttttaatttatcttATACTGTTCGCAATTTTGTTCTTCTCCTGTACCATTTTTGCGATTGTCGTCTCTTGAAGATGTCATGCTTTTTCGTAAAGCTATCAAATTAtatattcttattattaaaatTTCTGTGTTCAATTTTCAGGTCAGTTTCAAGGTCACTCAGAATAACCAATACTTGTTAATTctgaaattatgaaaatgataCTAGAGGGAATAGCTTAAATCTCTTGTTCTTTTTTCAATAGATTAACGGGGAATTAAAGCTTCCTTATTATTTCATAAGTTTCAAAAAACGTGATATAAGCGAAATTTTTTCAGTGATAAACTCGAgagttttcaaaaacccctatgtaacgctttaggtgttgtactaaagtttcaaaatattcattggaattcgttctgcagCACCCCGTTGGTTCAGAACCGacaccaccagcaaggtaccgattttcagacagcatctacgcatccagctgtcaacagcgtaataatcattattaaaGCACTTaataaatggaaaatacatcttcaaatatactttaacacaaaacaaaataaaaaacaggaagtgggttatatctatggtataaccgcaatggtgacgtaggactatcgttgattcagtgatcatttgtttgaagttgaatctgaatccattctgaatgaatgaataaatgaatattcgggggacttcgaaaacgagagcgttacgctagaggtacaaggttttatgcatctaattatggatacgaaaatatcctactgatggggaagaataatcttcagaagctttcctgctaattacacttgattgaaaaattacaaaatcaaatgtatttggtcgctgtgttatatggtaagaaaacattaaaataaactctttcgcatgaatgtatttttcaattcccagggaactggcagattatttttcagtattgattagatttttccagattgtcctcgatactcgaagcccatcagtggttaatgctaactcgataaccacctgttaatagcacttgattgaaaaatatttggtcgcagttttacatggatagaaaacattaaaataaactctttcacatgaatgtatttttcaattcccagggaactggcagattatttttcagcagcgattagatctttccggaattttctcgatgctgaatggcatccaaacgaaaaaaaaattccgcgcgtgtatgtgtgtgtgtatggcggctgcttcgatgtttgTGTGTatgccgtttttcgatgctgatactctcttggtcactatctcttctcctcctgatggctcggcttttctgccctccctcacagttccaaactgcatgtctttcaggttaggtcaggctaggtaatgaatATCTCGATAcctcgattcctcgccgtccacctcgttcaataacgatgttgtcttgtcgatgccctaacgaaaaatgaatgcgtttcaccaccagaatattgcttaagtatgctttttgtgcgtgattgaatcgagagaaggtgtggtttacgatggctatttggaaggcaaacaagaaaggaatgaactctctgagtttgaaactttcggcgactgagcaataatcgattgaaaattatataattttcgcgatgtgaaacattttccgttgcgtgcgcatacaatattggatatgaaaattttctactgatggggaagaataattttcagaagctttcatgttaattgcgatcgattgaaaaatcacaaaaccaaatgtatttggttgcagtgttatatggatagaaaacattagaataaactctttcgcatcaatgtatttttcaattcccaggggaactggcagagtatttttcagcaacgattagttctttccagattttcctcgatactcgaagctaactcgataaccacctgttaatagaacttgattgaaaaatatttggtcgccgTGTAAcacacggatagaaaacattaaaataaactctttcacatgaatgtatttttcaatccccaggggaactggcaaattatttttcagcaacgattagagttttccagattttcctcgatactcgaagcccaccagtggttaatactaactcgataaccatctgttaatagcacttgattgaaaaatatttggtctagaaaacattaaaataaactctttcgcatgaatgtatttttcaattcccagggaactggctgattatttttcagtaacgattagatctttccggaattttctcgatgctgtatggcatccaaacgaaaatactcctttcagtttggcctgcaaaaaactattCTGAACTagaatccatcaaatttggagccctgaaaagggccgttgattatatgctaagctcatatagcacgctctccttggattcgacgggctagctgaatgtccttgggcatgatgtgatgcgttttgcgtggatagcacacaaattagtatcttcgaataggcctcctgcagcgtcataatcgCGGAAGTCCTGAgtaattccacgaaccaaatgctgcaaagctaGCTTGCTAGCTAGCTTGCTATTGCATACTTAAGCAATATTCtggcgtttcaccaccagaatattgcttaagtatgctttttgtgcgtgattgaatcgagagaaggtgtggtttacgatggctatttggaaggcaaacaagagaggaatgaactctctgagtttgaaactttcggcgactgagcaataatcgattgaaaattatataattttagcgatgcgaaacattttccgttgcgtgcgcatacaatattggatatgaaaattttctactgatggggaagaataattttcagaagctttcatgttaattgcgatcgattgaaaaatcacaaaaccaaatgtatttggttgcagtgttatatggatagaaaacattagaataaactctttcgcatcaatgtatttttcaattcacaggggaactggcagagtatttttcagcaacgattagttctttccagattttcctcgatactcgaagctaactcgataaccacctgttaatagaacttgattgaaaaatatttggtcgctgtgttacacggatagaaaacattaaaataaactctttcacatgaatgtatttttcaatccccaggggaactggcaaattatttttcaacaacgattagagttttccagattttcctcgatactcgaagcccaccagtggttaatactaactcgataaccatctgttaatagcacttgattgaaaaatatttggtcgctgtgttatatggctagaaaacattaaaataaactctttcgcatgaatgtatttttcaattcccagggaactggctgattatttttcagtaacgattagatctttccggaattttctcgatgctgtatggcatccaaacgaaaatactcctttcagtttggcctgcaaaaaactattCTGAACTagaatccatcaaatttggagccctgaaaagggccgttgattatatgctaagctcatatagcacgctctccatgGATTCGACGGGctagctgaatgtccttgggcatgatgtgatgcgttttgcgtggatagcacacaaattagtatcttcgaataggcctcctgcagcgtcataatcgCGGAAGTCCTGAgtaattccacgaaccaaatgctgcaaagctagcttgcggatcagcaattcggtcgacttctgatagcgacgaatttcacgcaaagttcccggtcgatagcgatgagGCTTCTTCTCCTATCCTGCGACTGGTGCGCTTattcgagctgctttcgtggtgccttaccaccgaaagactaacgagctgtctgcttggtccctcaACAAACGtttcctcacggtgcgagagtagagtaagaaatgaacgaaagcaaaggaagcgtcattttataaaccataaaagtataaaatgtaaaccccacccttattatattggtagcttaccctgagagagaaacgaataacatcgaagtaagtatacagtaagcttatataataaagagggtggggtttacattttatacttttatggtttataatatcacgcttcatttgctttcgttcatttcttactctactctctcATCGTGAGGACTTGTTTGTTGAGGGACCAAGcaaacagctcgttagtctttcggtggtagggcaccacgaaagcagctcggataagcgcaccagtcgcAGGAAGTGTTTCaaaaagccacatcgctatcgaccgggaactttgcgtgaaattcgtcgctatcagaagtcgaccgaattgttgATCCGCAAtttacctttgcagcatttggttcgtggaattgctcaggacttcaaaaccgatttgcgctttCAAAGTTCCGCGATTATGACGCTGCAAGatgcctattcgaagataccataTTGtttgctatccacgcaaaacgcgtcatatcatgcccaaggacattcagctggcccgtcgaatccaaggagggCGTGCTATATGAGCTTAGCATATAattaacggcccttttcagggctccgaatttgatggattagagttcagaaaagttttttacaggccgaactgaaagggacatttagcgaaaatcgtggtgtcgatgataattcgataccgataggggccatggatatggatttgatagtgaaaaatatgaaatacatgacatgatgtagtgaatatttccccatatcgaagaaatcaccttgatgaaactgcattataaaattatttgtgtacgaatgccgcaatcgatagtcgactctaatttgcgctgggtaatttcctcggaggactcgattcctcctttgagcattaataatctctttctgtggtaggataatcacattattggaaagataaaatgaagatgttttctgccaaatctcttcaacctccaaacatttcTTTCtctcgtttgtcgtttttgcgttcgcttaTCCTGTCTCACAACgcacatttctcgtttgagaaattgttgagtaaacatcgtttgccagtgcgcatagagcgggaattcttcaagattcattgcacctcaaataaatttccgaaagacgtggtcttactttgatcgcacttgattaaaaaatccaaaacgatatgtatttggtcgcagcattatatgagtaggaagcaaataataaaattatatgattttcgcgatgtgaaaaattttccgtttttcatgttatgcatccaatattggatacgaaaatcaTCTacagatggggaaaaataatattcagaagctttcctgttaattgcgattgattgaaaaatcacaaaaccaaatgtatttggttgcagtgttgtatggatagaaaacattaaaataaactctttcgcatgaatgtatttttcaagtccCAGGGGAActtgtggcggctgctccgatgtttcaagcggaaccgtggcatcactctcctcctgatggattcccttctggcccaaggtgcacaaacaggctcttggtgacaccgttcatcagagctttcatgataaacgaagttagcttcatcacaacagcgacaacatactCCAATCGCTATTCAATTATAAccgagtgggtttacgagcggcgctcgcttatataccgattggtgatttcaatagcctgtttttaaagcaattttaaggctattgaaacaagtttttggatgaaaagtaacaagtatataacgcgtagacattttatctttcgaataaagtgtttatcataccatttcgttcagttgttcaggagctattaacgctcaaaatctcggtctccggcgtaacgctttcgttttcgaaactttgattttacaccccggtatagaaatgaaagacgtagtcctacgtcaaaaatgaaaaaatcgcgaaaattcaatattttgtgACCTTTGTGTCCCCCTTAACGCATGCCCTGTTTAAGAACTGTCCAAAGTAGGCACATTTAGTGAACGACCAATTTAAAGAAGTGCGACATACGGGTCGCATCTAATTCTAACATATTTGTTCTAGCTGACTCAAATGGAATGCGCTTGAAAGGACAGAAAAAATATCTACATTCAGATTCAGTAACTTTCTCTGAATCTGAATGATTCAACGGCAAATTGGCCCGTGAACATCATATGCTACTGAAGCAAATATACAGCTTACAGCTTACGTTCAGAGGACAAGAGAGTATTGCTAGACTCTCTTCGGAATATTCTCACGGCTTTTTAACGTTATGAGTGCAAGTTCTTCAGTACATATGCATGGAAACATTCGCTCTAGCTTTTATCCCTCGCATGGTGTCTTCAGCGCAAACATCACTTGCTCAGTGTGTTACTGTCGGTTATCACCTTCTCAATAATCTTCCTCTAATCAATAAAACCAACTAACTGTCTCTCTTCAATAAAGTTTAAACCAAGCAGTAATCCCTGTGGACTAGAAGGAACCCGGCGAAACGGTAAAAACGACCAGTACTTTCGCTTTCGCTAATCGAATCAACGCCCATATTTAGCTTGAATTAAATCAATTACTTACTTATCACGTATGCTGAACGTTTTCTGTGCTTCCAACGTCTCGATAAATATCAGAAGAAACACTTTGTTGTTGATAAGTTGCTCAAATTGCAACATTGCTTGATCATAGTTGGTTCGAGGCATGTTTAAACGAAATTTAGACGAGTTTAATATCGGATGATCGGTGACTCCAGGGAAAAATACTTTCATGATATAATTGACATGATCTAAGGTAGGGATCCCACTATTCTCCAAATCCGCTGTTAAATCAGTCATATCCGTTTGCAATTCTGCAAAAGCTTGTTTACATTCCATTCTGACGTTGCTCTCCAAGGTATCCATCTGTATCTGTATGCGTTTATATTCTCGTTCCGCTTGAGTACTTTTCCGCCGGTAGATGATTAGTATAACAACCAATGATATTACGATCAAAATTGTACCGACAATAATTCCGAACAGAACATGTGAAAAGGTGTATGGTTTCAATAGCTCGTATTTCAAGTAACCTGCAAAAAAAAGTAGgagaaaatttaatttgtttggaTAATTTATTTCGCGTGTCCTTTCAACATGGAACCTACCTATTTGAAAACGGAGATTCTGACCCACGCGCACCACTACTAACGGTAAATCTTGAGACGTCTGTTCATTTCCATTTTCATCAGTGGGCAAGGGTTGTTGATCAGGCGGTGTGCAAACCAACTGTGTGAGAGCCAAACTAGTGACATTACACGGCATGGTGCCGATAGTAACGTTCACATCTGATTCATCACTAGCGATATTAAGATTTTCCCCTTCAATAACTAGGGTGTCTCCtttatacaattttttgaacCCTGGAAATTGGAAATATATAGGATCCTCAACATACACCATGGTTGACCTTAAGTTTTGAAAGTGACTGTTGAGATTCTTCACTGAAAGCACGTTATCCATGATGAAACTAAGTTGGAACGCTATTTGATTTTCAAGCATCTTCAAAGCAATTGGCGGATTTGCGGCGGTCATTGCTGTGTGTAAAAGTGATGTAGCTGTTTGTAACTCGTTCGATGAGAGGAACTGGTTAGATGGAAAGATTGACATGGTCAGTGCGGGATTATCAGTTAGCAACGTCTCTGCTGTTGATAGAAAAGATGATTCTGTCGTTATTATGCTTCTGCGATTCTGTGTCCTACTTTTATTGCCACCAGCAATTACATTGTCATTAATTTGATCTATATGCTTCATATgcgaaataaatttcaaatttacgGCCGGTGAGGGACATTCCATTTGATTGGAATTCAACACTGTACAGATGGATTTATTTATTCGTTCTTCTTCATAATACACCTCAACTTCCGGTACCTGAATAGAATCCAAATTTGTACCGTGAACAGTCATCATTCTGCCGCCGCTCATGAAACTTTTCAAGGGTTTGATCTGCAGTATTTTAGGATCAACAGTGTAATTGTACACACTACAGGTTTCATAATGGCTGTGATAGTGATAATTATTTCGACTTATAGTACTCCGTTGGTTCTCATCGCCACATTTCAAAGTACGATTAGCACCATCTACCAACAGTGTCAAAGTGCGAATGTGTTCCGGCGAACGTGCAGCTGATGTGATACAAGTTAATCTCCTGGATGATGCTTGGGTAGTATTGATGTGACAAATATAATCATCCAAATATGCTACTATTGTCGATCCAATGTTGAGATATTTTCCTATGATAGAAACTTTCGTACCTCCAGACTGCGGTCCCATTGTCGGAAACAGACCGGTTAATTTTATATTCTTATACTGAAATTGAACGCTAGACTCAGTGTAACCTGCTTCGTTCCCAACTTTGATCGAAGCTGTCATCTCTTCCGAAACCGGTCCTGTTCGACACTCAATTTTGACTGATATTTCATAACTCACTAATTCACACGGAACGTTACCAATTCGAATTTTTCCACGTACATCTTCCTCGCGTATGCCCAAATTACTGCCTTCTATAGTAAGTAAGGTGCCCCCTTCTATCGGCCCACTCAAAGGTTTGATGAGATCTATTCTAGGCCTCGGACAGTCTTTCAAGCGAGCATCAGGAGAACATGTTTCGTTAAATACACACTGATTATTGCACCAAGTgcattgatattttttatcgCGTGTTACGCACAGACTGCAATCCGCGTGTTCTCTGTGTGACCCGAGAACATCACATTTATACAAAATAATTGACGTTGTGTCTATATAGTGGTTACGATTCCAGTTTACATCAACTTTTGCTTCGTATTCATTTACATTTGCTTCATATGAGTACTGCAAGAAAATCAATAAGTGTCAAGTATAGAACTATTATTATATTCGTACTTACCGGTGTCTTTTCACACACGACATACTTATTGGATTCGACACGTGCTGGTAATACCATGTGAGCACCTTCAATATTAACAGTACAGAGGAATCCAGTGTGGGAGCTCTGTGGCCGTGGCAAGTTTTCTATTTCTAACTTGATTTCCTTCGGTACCTTGTTGGGTAGTAAAATTAATTGagatttcttcttgaaatgagGACACACATCTTCCTTTGTAACAATGCCACCAGTGTTACGACATGTAGAAGTATTGTACACACACTTATTATCGTATATGCACCAATTACATCCCCATTGACTACGGAGACATTTCCTGCAGGATTCGTGGCGGGAACAGTCATAGAATGCGAAATTACGTGATACAAAGTCTTTATTAGTCTCGGAGCTTCGGACACTGAGAGGTACCATGATGTGATCTGAATTCGAGCTTAAAACCGGACGCTTATCCATCGGAGGAGTCATACACACAAGACCATCGTTAGTCACATTGGCATCAATTGGCGTTGAGTTACCGAATACACACTTATATTTGGCATTCAGCGGCAATTCAGGTAAAGTTCTAATAATCAGATAAACAGTTGACATTTGATTAATCGGAATCTTATCCGGCGACACCATCTCAAAATCAATGCATTGCTGACCAGTGCTAATAGAAAGCCAGCGGGCAGTGCTGGTATCTTTTTGACAAGCGTTTCGTACGGTACATCGTTTTTCAAGTGAACACCATCCACAGAAAGGATCTCTTGACTCCAAACAGCTCGAACAATTTGAAAATGTGGCACAATGTTCGACTTGCATCATTGTTATCTGAAACAGACATTTGTTAaaatatgtcaaatttatatgaatttaCGTACTTTTTTCTCAGACAGCACATATAAGaaatcagattttgatgaaagcATTGTATCCGGTAATATTTTATGTCCACTATCTATTTCGATTTGTTCATACTCTCCCGCTGCGGATCCCGACATCAGAACCTGAAAAACGTTTAGTCAACCATAGATTATTTGGTTATAGAAAGCTGAATGCGCATATAATATATACCTTTTTAATAAATCCGTCCTCTGTTCCTAGGAACGCCAATGTGTGCGGTCCTGTATTGGTTGTCGTAACAGAGGTGATCGATTCATTAGGAAAGTTGAAAACGGAACGGGCTACAATTGGAGTTACACCACTTATTTTCAGACCAACATGGCAAAAGCTGAAAATATTCCCAATAGACCCTACTACAGGACATTTTCCGTCGTTTATGGTGCCGGAAATATAGCCAAGATTCCTATCTTTTATACTACCGTTGAAGCAGGCTGCGTatgagaaaattgaaatttcagATAGACTTGAAATGTTGaatgttaataataaataagCTTACAATGTATATTTTCATTGAATATTTCCTCAATATCGGCTAAACTATAGAGACACACTGCTGACGCACTTTGGGGTTCATTTGAAATTTCTCTCGACGGCGAGAAGGCTGCGACCAATACGTAGTCATCCTTTTTGATACCCAAATCTTGACTTAACTTAATTCCTGCTTGTGTTATCTTTGCATCTTTCAGTATATTGTAATCAATATCATCCGCTAGACATGTTATGGTCAccttgaagttgaagaaaaaattatttacattaGGTATCGATAACCGAGCGAAATAGTACTTGTCGTGTTGaataatagtgaaatatatagAAGAGAACGGCACACGCTACGCGATACAATGTTGTTTGAGATGAGACTTGACGATCGTGTTTTTCGGTATCGAAATCTCCAAAAGTatgattaatttatttatttattcatttatttttttcaaccatCTGACTCATACTTGTTCCTAATAAATTTTAAGTACTAAACGACACCACTGAATATGGTTATAGAAATAAGGACAATACGAAATTTCTCATCTACGAGTGAGTAGTCTGTAAAAAATGTCCGAGAAGGTTTATCTTTATTTATAacgatactacatcccattgagaaaTTATAGTCTTGTCTTGTTTCGTTCTTCGTCTTCATAATGTTTTGCCAATAAACCAAGCCATGGCTGCAACTTTTTCGACCCCTGGATGATTCTTAAACTTTTTCGCAT
The Toxorhynchites rutilus septentrionalis strain SRP chromosome 2, ASM2978413v1, whole genome shotgun sequence genome window above contains:
- the LOC129764652 gene encoding plexin-B, with the protein product MPVLLWFNLLLLVSFSTKIMSAMSDGPRQNTTSAFPSQTIIAQFSLRNNSYFTHMIYDRRRNQLYAGATNRIFQLDANLKQLSEAITGPKLDSPQCHAGGCSSDDVETYETSNHNKVLIYDFLGDSLIACGSIHQGACEIYYLSGRFPDSSKYLEVALAANDEFSSTYAFIGPSKYQSWRKEDILYVGTTFTNVGDYRHDVPAISSRKLDDLNYAEFSIQQSNINIDVKYRDHFLVNYVYGFNSSEYAYFAIVQKKSHLADEAGFITRLARICVNDPNYDSYTEVTITCLADDIDYNILKDAKITQAGIKLSQDLGIKKDDYVLVAAFSPSREISNEPQSASAVCLYSLADIEEIFNENIHSCFNGSIKDRNLGYISGTINDGKCPVVGSIGNIFSFCHVGLKISGVTPIVARSVFNFPNESITSVTTTNTGPHTLAFLGTEDGFIKKVLMSGSAAGEYEQIEIDSGHKILPDTMLSSKSDFLYVLSEKKITMMQVEHCATFSNCSSCLESRDPFCGWCSLEKRCTVRNACQKDTSTARWLSISTGQQCIDFEMVSPDKIPINQMSTVYLIIRTLPELPLNAKYKCVFGNSTPIDANVTNDGLVCMTPPMDKRPVLSSNSDHIMVPLSVRSSETNKDFVSRNFAFYDCSRHESCRKCLRSQWGCNWCIYDNKCVYNTSTCRNTGGIVTKEDVCPHFKKKSQLILLPNKVPKEIKLEIENLPRPQSSHTGFLCTVNIEGAHMVLPARVESNKYVVCEKTPYSYEANVNEYEAKVDVNWNRNHYIDTTSIILYKCDVLGSHREHADCSLCVTRDKKYQCTWCNNQCVFNETCSPDARLKDCPRPRIDLIKPLSGPIEGGTLLTIEGSNLGIREEDVRGKIRIGNVPCELVSYEISVKIECRTGPVSEEMTASIKVGNEAGYTESSVQFQYKNIKLTGLFPTMGPQSGGTKVSIIGKYLNIGSTIVAYLDDYICHINTTQASSRRLTCITSAARSPEHIRTLTLLVDGANRTLKCGDENQRSTISRNNYHYHSHYETCSVYNYTVDPKILQIKPLKSFMSGGRMMTVHGTNLDSIQVPEVEVYYEEERINKSICTVLNSNQMECPSPAVNLKFISHMKHIDQINDNVIAGGNKSRTQNRRSIITTESSFLSTAETLLTDNPALTMSIFPSNQFLSSNELQTATSLLHTAMTAANPPIALKMLENQIAFQLSFIMDNVLSVKNLNSHFQNLRSTMVYVEDPIYFQFPGFKKLYKGDTLVIEGENLNIASDESDVNVTIGTMPCNVTSLALTQLVCTPPDQQPLPTDENGNEQTSQDLPLVVVRVGQNLRFQIGYLKYELLKPYTFSHVLFGIIVGTILIVISLVVILIIYRRKSTQAEREYKRIQIQMDTLESNVRMECKQAFAELQTDMTDLTADLENSGIPTLDHVNYIMKVFFPGVTDHPILNSSKFRLNMPRTNYDQAMLQFEQLINNKVFLLIFIETLEAQKTFSIRDKVNVASLLMIVLMNKMEYATDVLKCLLLRLIDKSVATKHPQLMLRRTESVVEKMLTNYMAICMYDYLKEYSGNSLFLLYKAIKHQIEKGLVDAVTHDARYSLSEERLLREQIMHSIVTLHIIQDDLDEKIQCKVLDCDTITQVKSKILDALFKNTPFSMRPTVHDLDLEWRHGRGGHLTLQDEDLTTKTVGGWKRINTLAHYGIKESAVMSLIARQNDNYNNFSNKQPYPNCYYINNSSSHISMNGDLHHTQSLPQNHLLNFQQQMQQQHLHIFHLVKPIDEKSSLGQQQCLYERTHKAIPEIFLTRLLATKGTIQKFVDDFFGTILTVNNLPPAVKWIFDILDDAAKRHGIIDPDVVHAWKSNSLPLRFWVNFIKNPDFIFDINKSPSVDACLSVIAQTFMDACSTTEYRLGKDSPSNKLLFAKDLPQYREMVASFYAEIAHMPQISDQDMCTAMQQLSIQQQEEFDVISALKELYIYVTKYRDLIVDSLDLDIHAKKMHLSHKLENVACTLEGQSYL